The proteins below are encoded in one region of Rhodoluna lacicola:
- the lgt gene encoding prolipoprotein diacylglyceryl transferase, which produces MVGPFKIHFYALCILTGMILAIWLADRRLVSRGATSGLALDIALWTIPIAVVGARIFHVLTHSGDYFYPGADLTAVLRIWEGGIAIYGGLIGGAIGAWIGSNRAGIKFWSFADAVAPGILLAQAIGRWGNYFNQELFGFETTLPWGLEIDPDNPAFPPGLPADTLFHPTFLYESIWSLIGVAILLSLDKRLNLRWGTMFGAYLIYYSLGRLITENLRIDPSDIILGLRTNVWSAILGVLVGALIIYWQKRQHPGPEASVYKANALDSRSE; this is translated from the coding sequence ATGGTCGGGCCATTCAAAATTCACTTTTACGCGCTTTGCATTCTCACGGGAATGATTCTGGCCATTTGGTTGGCCGACCGCCGACTGGTTAGCCGTGGCGCAACCTCAGGGCTTGCTCTAGACATTGCCCTTTGGACTATCCCGATTGCGGTAGTCGGAGCAAGAATCTTCCACGTGCTCACCCACAGCGGTGACTATTTCTATCCGGGCGCCGACCTAACCGCAGTATTAAGGATTTGGGAGGGTGGCATTGCCATTTATGGTGGCCTAATCGGGGGAGCCATCGGTGCTTGGATCGGCTCAAATCGCGCTGGCATCAAGTTTTGGTCATTTGCCGACGCAGTGGCCCCGGGCATTCTTCTAGCCCAGGCAATAGGTCGCTGGGGTAATTACTTCAATCAAGAACTTTTTGGCTTCGAAACAACCTTGCCGTGGGGTCTAGAAATTGACCCCGATAACCCGGCCTTCCCACCAGGTCTGCCGGCCGACACCCTTTTTCACCCCACTTTTCTCTACGAATCAATCTGGAGTCTCATCGGTGTGGCTATCTTGCTCAGCCTGGATAAGCGGCTCAATCTGCGCTGGGGAACCATGTTCGGCGCCTACCTGATCTATTACTCACTGGGTCGCTTGATCACCGAAAATCTTCGAATTGACCCAAGTGACATAATTTTGGGGCTGCGCACAAATGTTTGGTCAGCGATTTTGGGTGTGCTGGTCGGTGCTTTGATTATCTACTGGCAAAAACGCCAGCACCCGGGCCCAGAGGCCAGTGTTTACAAAGCAAATGCATTAGACTCAAGGTCTGAATAA
- the trpB gene encoding tryptophan synthase subunit beta, producing the protein MTKLREQVGPYFGEFGGRFVPESLIAALDELDATYQAAKADPTFQLELAELHRTYTGRPSIITEAKRFAEHAGDVRIFLKREDLNHTGSHKINNVLGQALLTKRMGKSRIIAETGAGQHGVASATAAALFGLECVVYMGEVDTERQALNVARMQLLGATVVPVKTGSRTLKDAINEALRDWVANVDDTHYLLGTVAGPHPFPTMVRDFHSVIGIEARQQMLDEYGFLPTALAACVGGGSNAIGLFHAFLDDEEVELYGFEAAGDGMGTPRHAATLNYGRTGVLHGAKSYMLQDEDGQTLESHSISAGLDYPGVGPEHAWLKDLGRAKYWGISDAEAMDALRLLSRTEGIIPAIETAHAMAGALKLGKTLPAGSSILINLSGRGDKDMETAAKYFGLLDAQGKN; encoded by the coding sequence ATGACAAAGCTGCGCGAACAAGTTGGGCCGTATTTCGGCGAGTTCGGCGGTCGTTTTGTCCCCGAATCTTTAATTGCTGCTCTTGATGAGCTTGACGCTACTTACCAAGCGGCAAAAGCGGATCCTACTTTTCAACTGGAACTGGCCGAGTTGCACCGCACTTACACCGGACGTCCCTCAATCATCACTGAGGCCAAAAGATTTGCTGAGCATGCTGGTGATGTAAGAATCTTCCTGAAGCGCGAGGATCTAAACCACACCGGTTCGCACAAAATCAACAACGTTCTTGGTCAAGCGTTGCTAACCAAGCGCATGGGTAAATCCCGAATCATCGCCGAGACCGGGGCTGGTCAGCACGGCGTAGCCAGCGCAACTGCAGCGGCCCTGTTTGGCCTTGAGTGCGTGGTTTACATGGGAGAGGTCGACACCGAACGTCAAGCGCTAAACGTTGCTCGAATGCAACTTCTTGGCGCAACTGTCGTTCCGGTAAAAACCGGAAGCCGCACCCTGAAGGACGCAATCAACGAGGCGCTTCGTGACTGGGTCGCAAATGTCGACGACACTCATTATCTTTTGGGAACCGTCGCCGGTCCGCACCCTTTCCCAACCATGGTGCGTGATTTTCACAGTGTGATTGGAATTGAAGCGCGCCAGCAAATGCTTGACGAGTACGGCTTTCTGCCTACCGCGCTTGCCGCCTGCGTGGGAGGCGGGTCAAACGCAATTGGCCTGTTCCACGCTTTTCTAGATGACGAAGAAGTAGAACTCTACGGTTTTGAAGCAGCCGGTGATGGCATGGGAACCCCTAGGCACGCGGCTACATTAAATTACGGACGGACCGGAGTGCTGCACGGAGCCAAAAGCTACATGCTTCAAGATGAAGACGGTCAAACCCTGGAAAGTCATTCAATCTCTGCGGGCTTAGATTACCCGGGCGTTGGACCGGAACACGCTTGGCTAAAGGATTTAGGAAGAGCAAAGTACTGGGGTATTTCTGACGCCGAGGCTATGGACGCCCTTCGCTTACTTAGCAGAACAGAGGGAATCATCCCGGCAATTGAGACAGCGCACGCCATGGCCGGCGCCCTAAAGTTGGGAAAAACTTTGCCAGCAGGATCATCTATTTTGATCAACCTATCGGGTCGCGGAGATAAAGACATGGAGACCGCAGCAAAATACTTTGGTCTGCTGGACGCTCAAGGAAAGAATTGA
- the trpA gene encoding tryptophan synthase subunit alpha, with product MSSKTADVLKARKSSGKGSLIGYFPVGYPTLEKSVEAAIAMCKNGVDVLELGVPYSDPVMDGLVIQQATEQALENGFKLKQVFDAVKQITAAVDTPVLVMTYWNPVISYGVEKFAHDLAEAGGAGLITPDLIPDEAKEWLEASDKYELDRVFLTAPTSTPERVKNACDLSRGFVYAVSTMGITGTRESVDDLAKQVVESVRNASATQNTAVGIGISSAGQVREVNDYADGAIVGSAFIRAYADGGVDALATKTAELAKALNLVRESLCNF from the coding sequence ATGTCAAGCAAGACCGCAGATGTCTTAAAAGCCAGAAAATCAAGTGGCAAGGGTTCGCTGATTGGGTATTTTCCCGTTGGATATCCGACTCTTGAAAAATCCGTTGAAGCTGCAATTGCAATGTGTAAAAACGGGGTAGATGTTCTTGAGCTTGGAGTTCCATATTCTGACCCGGTGATGGATGGTCTGGTCATCCAACAGGCAACAGAGCAGGCTCTCGAGAATGGCTTCAAACTAAAGCAAGTTTTCGATGCCGTTAAGCAAATCACTGCGGCAGTGGACACACCAGTTTTGGTCATGACCTACTGGAATCCAGTTATCAGCTACGGTGTTGAAAAATTTGCCCATGACCTAGCCGAGGCTGGTGGAGCGGGACTAATAACTCCCGATCTAATTCCAGACGAGGCTAAAGAATGGCTTGAAGCATCGGATAAGTACGAACTTGATCGAGTTTTTCTAACAGCACCAACTTCAACTCCGGAGAGAGTGAAAAACGCCTGCGACTTGAGCCGAGGTTTTGTTTACGCGGTTTCAACCATGGGTATCACCGGCACTCGTGAATCGGTAGACGATTTAGCCAAGCAGGTTGTCGAATCAGTTCGAAATGCATCTGCCACCCAAAATACTGCGGTTGGAATTGGTATTTCATCCGCCGGTCAAGTGCGTGAGGTAAACGACTACGCAGACGGAGCAATCGTTGGATCTGCATTCATCAGAGCCTACGCAGATGGTGGGGTTGATGCTCTGGCCACCAAAACCGCCGAACTTGCAAAAGCTTTGAACTTGGTTCGGGAGTCGTTGTGCAATTTTTAG